From Sphingomonas bisphenolicum, one genomic window encodes:
- a CDS encoding ribonuclease T2 family protein, whose product MLKMLLPLIALATPGIALAQANQCRLPDVIARPRIEGPTAEDPKRVLPIGYYTLAVSWTPQYCKTSRGGARDAFQCQSDNSFAFTLHGLWPDGYGEQWPQYCKAAGILPRKVIRDHLCATPSVQLIQHEWVKHGTCMPTNPTAFFALSRKLYHALRYPDMAELAQRPTLSARAFAEAFAARNRGMVADGIRLNVTRDGSLSEVWICMDRKYRYISCPPQQGGVRDRAQLRIEPPR is encoded by the coding sequence ATGCTTAAGATGCTGCTGCCGTTGATCGCGCTGGCGACGCCCGGCATCGCCCTGGCGCAGGCCAATCAGTGCCGCCTGCCGGACGTCATCGCCCGGCCGCGAATCGAGGGGCCGACGGCCGAAGACCCCAAACGCGTCCTGCCGATCGGCTATTACACGCTGGCGGTCAGCTGGACCCCGCAATATTGCAAGACGTCGCGCGGGGGCGCGCGCGATGCGTTTCAGTGCCAGTCGGACAACAGCTTCGCCTTCACCCTGCATGGACTGTGGCCTGACGGCTATGGCGAGCAATGGCCGCAATATTGCAAGGCCGCCGGCATTCTGCCGCGCAAGGTGATCCGCGATCATCTCTGCGCGACACCGTCGGTCCAGCTGATCCAGCATGAATGGGTCAAGCATGGCACCTGTATGCCGACCAACCCGACTGCCTTCTTCGCCCTGTCGCGCAAGCTGTATCATGCGCTGCGCTATCCCGACATGGCGGAACTGGCGCAGCGCCCGACCCTGTCGGCGCGGGCTTTCGCAGAAGCCTTCGCGGCACGGAACAGGGGCATGGTCGCCGACGGCATTCGCCTGAACGTCACCCGCGACGGATCGCTGAGCGAGGTGTGGATCTGCATGGACCGCAAATATCGCTACATCAGTTGCCCGCCGCAGCAGGGCGGCGTCAGGGACCGGGCGCAACTGCGGATCGAACCGCCGCGCTGA
- the nadC gene encoding carboxylating nicotinate-nucleotide diphosphorylase, whose protein sequence is MTFTLPVLSLPGFDLAAFVASTLAEDLGPGGCDVTSEAVIPADAVFDGVMDSRDDVTLAGLPVAVAFFRALDPDVAIELLAQDGDRVAAGTDIMRIRGKARAMLTAERSALNSVQHLTGIATMTRAYVDAIDGTGATLLDTRKTIPGLRVLEKYATRMGGATNHRMGLWDAAMIKDNHVAVAGSVEEAVRRAVAAGVASIIVEVDRVDQIEPALRAGATHLLLDNMDAATLRGAVALVDGRVPTEASGGVTLETIRAKAQTGVTYISVGRLTQSAPAADIGLDFAYA, encoded by the coding sequence ATGACCTTCACGCTTCCTGTCTTATCCCTCCCCGGCTTCGACCTCGCCGCCTTCGTCGCTTCCACCTTGGCCGAAGATCTTGGCCCGGGCGGATGCGACGTCACCAGCGAGGCGGTGATTCCGGCCGATGCGGTGTTCGACGGGGTGATGGACAGCCGGGACGACGTGACGCTGGCGGGGCTGCCGGTCGCGGTCGCGTTCTTCCGCGCGCTCGACCCCGACGTCGCGATCGAATTGCTGGCGCAGGACGGCGACCGGGTGGCGGCCGGGACCGACATCATGCGGATCAGGGGCAAGGCGCGGGCGATGCTGACGGCGGAGCGGTCCGCGCTCAACAGCGTCCAGCATCTGACCGGCATCGCGACGATGACGCGGGCCTATGTCGATGCGATCGACGGGACGGGGGCGACCCTGCTCGACACGCGCAAGACCATACCGGGCCTGCGCGTGCTGGAGAAATATGCCACGCGCATGGGCGGGGCGACCAATCATCGCATGGGGCTGTGGGACGCGGCGATGATCAAGGACAATCATGTCGCGGTCGCCGGATCGGTCGAGGAAGCGGTGCGCCGCGCCGTGGCGGCCGGGGTCGCCAGCATCATCGTGGAGGTCGACCGGGTCGACCAGATCGAACCGGCGCTGCGCGCGGGCGCAACCCATTTGCTGCTCGACAATATGGATGCGGCGACGCTGCGCGGGGCGGTCGCCCTGGTGGACGGGCGCGTGCCGACCGAAGCGTCGGGCGGCGTCACGCTGGAAACGATCCGCGCGAAGGCGCAGACCGGCGTCACTTATATCAGCGTCGGGCGGCTGACCCAGTCGGCGCCGGCCGCCGACATCGGACTGGATTTCGCTTATGCTTAA
- a CDS encoding type II toxin-antitoxin system Phd/YefM family antitoxin, producing the protein MTAIINVHEAKTHFSKLLERAHAGEEIILAKAGKPYAKLVPIDAVQARPKRRGGQFAGLFAVGDEIFDPLPDEELRLWEGHGD; encoded by the coding sequence ATGACGGCGATCATCAATGTTCATGAAGCCAAGACGCATTTTTCCAAACTCCTGGAACGCGCCCATGCCGGCGAGGAAATCATCCTTGCCAAGGCAGGCAAACCCTATGCGAAATTGGTGCCGATCGACGCCGTGCAGGCCCGACCCAAACGGCGGGGCGGTCAGTTTGCTGGACTGTTCGCGGTCGGCGACGAGATTTTCGATCCATTGCCGGACGAAGAATTGCGCCTGTGGGAGGGGCATGGCGATTGA
- a CDS encoding type II toxin-antitoxin system VapC family toxin, translating into MRLLLDTHVLIWWWTDRRLLPDTVDSMIESGADQIFVSSVSAWEIATKARLGKLPQLLPYLDRYEAAVADADFRQLNLTMRHGLHAGAYEALHRDPFDRMLAAQAELEGLVLVTRDPAFITFPCETLWHKPLLSEQGLAYRG; encoded by the coding sequence TTGAGACTGCTGCTCGATACCCATGTGCTGATCTGGTGGTGGACGGACCGGCGCCTGCTGCCCGACACCGTCGATTCGATGATCGAAAGCGGCGCCGACCAGATTTTTGTCAGCAGCGTCAGCGCCTGGGAAATCGCGACCAAGGCGCGCTTGGGCAAGTTGCCGCAACTCCTCCCCTATCTCGACCGCTATGAAGCGGCGGTCGCGGATGCGGATTTCAGGCAATTGAACCTGACGATGCGCCATGGCCTGCACGCCGGTGCTTATGAGGCGCTACACCGTGATCCGTTCGATCGCATGCTCGCGGCGCAAGCCGAATTGGAAGGACTCGTCCTGGTGACCCGCGATCCCGCTTTCATCACTTTCCCTTGCGAGACATTGTGGCACAAGCCCCTGCTCAGCGAACAGGGACTCGCATATCGGGGCTGA